In Nitrospirota bacterium, the genomic window TACCGCAACCATGATGTCAGCCGGCGAGGACGAGAAGCGGGCGGCCATGGCCTCGATCGTCTTCTTCAGAATCATCTCCGCGGTCCCCCTCCACCCTGCATGCACGGCGCCGGCGACCCTCCGCTGCGGGTCGTACAGCAGGATCGGCACGCAGTCGGCAACCTGCACGCCGATGACCACCGCTGTCCTGTGGGTGATCACCGCGTCCGCTATCCTGGGCTCCCGGCCGAAATCGAGGACGACCACTTTATCGGTATGCTTCTGGATGGGAAGATACACATCCCTGACCGGCACCTGCATCAGCCGGGCGACGGCGTCGAGGTCGCCGTTCATCCTCTTCGTCGTGAAGAACGCCGTGACACGGGGACCTCCCGGGAGCGGCGGAACAACGACCGTATCAGCGGCCATCGAGCACCATGAAGGCTTCGGGAAGCGCGGCGATGATATCGGAAGCGATCAGCCCCTGCATCCCCTTTGCTTCGGCCGCCCTGTCTCCTGCCAGCCCGTGGAGAAAAACGCCGCAGACCGATGCCTCGATCGGGCTCATGCTCTGCCCCAGGAGCGCCGCGATGACGCCGGTCAGCACATCGCCGGAGCCGCCGGTCGCCATGCCGGGATTACCCGAAGTATTCAGAAAAACGCGTCCCTCGGGAGAGGCCGTGACCGTCGGAACCCCTTTAAGCACCAGATAGGCGCCGGTCTCGCGGCTGAAGGCGCTCGCGGTACCGATACGGTCCTCGATTGCGTCGTGCTGCAGGAGCCGCGCCATCTCGCCCGGATGGGGGGTGAGCACGAGCGGCGCCTTCGCCGCTTTCACTATATCCTTTTTCCCTTTGAGGGAGTTCAGACCGTCCGCATCGATGACCATCGGCGCCGTCGCCCTGCGGACCAGCTCGGCCATGAGCGTCTCCGTATCAGGCGAGGTACCCATACCGGGGCCTATGGCGATGACATCGGCCTTTTTCGTGATGAATGCGAAGACCGGGTCGAGCGCCTCTGCCGAGAGCATGCCGGCGCCGTCGTCGGGCAGCGGCAGGACCATCTCCTCCGTCACCCCGGCCTGGATTATGCCGGCGATCGACTCGGGAACGCCGAGCGTCACCAGGCCCGCGCCGCTCCTGAGGCAGGCGCGTGCGGTCATCAGGGCAGCGCCGGTCTTGCCCCTCGATCCCGCGATCACCAGCACATGGCCGTAGTCGCCCTTGTAGGAATCCTTGTGCCGGATCGGGAGCATGCCCGAGACCAATCCTCTGTCAACCGTCTCTACGCTCAGACTATCCGCATGCAGAAGGGACACCGGAAACCCTATGTCCTCGACAAAGAGCCTGCCCGCATAGTCTGCGCCGGGATAGAGGAGATGCCCGCGCTTCGGCAGGCCGAAGGTCACGGTGCAGTCGGCCCTTATCGCTTCGCCGAGCACCTCGCCGGTGTCCGAAGAGACGCCGGAAGGGATATCGACGGCGACGACCGGTGCGCCGGAGCCGTTCACGAAGGCGAACGCCGAAGCGATATCCGGGGCCGCCGGCCTGCTGAGACCGGTGCCGAAGACGGCATCGACGACCACCGCTCCATGGAGGTCCCTCTGCGTCAGGGTCTTTCTGAATTCTACAGGAACACCCATCTTTTTTGCGATGCGATACTGCGAGGCGCTGTCGGGACTCAGGGCATCTTTTTTCGCGAAGATGATCGCCGAGACAGTGAATCCCCAATTGAAAAGATTCCGCGCAGCCACGAGCCCGTCGCCGCCGTTATTGCCCCCGCCGCAGAGCACCGTCACCTTTTTCCCCTTATGCAGCTCTCTCACGCGCACGGCGACGGCGAGACCGGCGCGCTCCATCAGGACCGGGCCGGGTATCCTGTAGTCATCGATCGCGATGCGGTCGATCGTCCTCATCTCGTCGGCGGTAACCACTTTCATAAACCGTGTCCCTCTCTCGACAGGCGCTGAGCCGCCCGGAAATATGCCTCATATTATAGCACCAATGCCCGCACGGAAGAAGTAAGAGGTAGGAAGTGAGAAGTAAGAGGTAGGAAGTGAGAGACAGGAAGTGAAAGGTATAACTGGCGTGCTGTTTGTGATAAGATGTGAAATAAAGGAAGGGACCGGGAAACGAGCATGGTCATCGGCGTACCGAAGGAGATAAAAAAAGACGAGTACCGCGTCAGCATCACCCCGCTCGGCGCTGCGGAGCTGGTGAAAGGAGGGCACAGCGTACTCGTCGAGAGGGGGGCAGGCGAAGGCAGCGGCTTTTCCGACGAGGCGTATCAAAACGCCGGCGCCCGGTGCGTCGCCCGGGAAGAGGTCTTCGCTTCGGCCGAGCTCATCGTCAAGGTGAAGGAACCGGTCCCCGAGGAGTTCGATCTCCTCAGGGAGGGACAGGCGCTCTTCACCTATCTCCATCTCGCGCCGAACCGGGAGCTCACGGAGCTGCTCCTCCGCAAGCGGATCGCCGCGCTCGGGTACGAGACGCTCGAAAAGGACGGCTCGCTCCCGCTGCTCGCGCCGATGAGCGAGATAGCAGGCCGCATGGCGCCGCTCATGGGAGCGTACTATCTCCAGAAATTTCGCGGCGGGAGCGGCATCCTGCCGACCGGGGTTGCGGGCGTGAGGCCTGCGAAGGCGGTTGTGCTCGGCTCCGGCGTAGTCGGCAGCAGCGCGGCCCGCGTCTGCCACGGCATCGGCATGGAGACGGTGGTCATCAACCGGGGTATCGAGAGGCTGCGGTGGCTCGACGAAGTCTACCGGGGCAGTATCAAGACCCTCCCCCTCGAAGCATACATCATCAGCGAGGAGATACAGAGCGCCGATATCGTCATCGGCGCTGTGCTGGTGCCCGGCGGAAAGACCCCGCTCCTCATTACGCGGGCGATGCTCGGAACGATGCGGCGCGGCTCGGTCATCGTCGATGTCTCCATAGACCAGGGAGGCTGCGTCGAGACCGCCCGTCCGACGACCCACAACGACCCTGTCTACGAAGTGGATAGCGTTATTCATTATATGGTGGCCAATATGCCCGGCGCCTACCCGAGGACCTCGACCCTTGCGCTCACGAATGCAACGCTCCCCTATATCAAGGCCCTCGCGCACAAAGGGATAGAGCGTGCGCTCGGCGAGGATGCGACGATACGCAGCGCACTGAACACCCTCGACGGCGCCATAGCGAACAGGGCCCTCGCCGAAGCGTTCGCACGCAGCGCGTAGCTCACGCGTCTGTCTTCTGACTTCTGGCGCCTTACTCCTGGCTTCCGAATTCTGTTTTTCCGGTTGCTTTTTCCAGCCCTTCTGCTATGATTTTTTTATCACCGTTCACGATCCCCACTCCCAAAGCCGTTACGCCGCGAGAAATGAAAGTACCGGGACTGAAAGCATCACTGATCCTCATCGTGCTGGCTCTCGTTGCATCGGGCATACTGGCGGCTGCGTTTGCCGGCATCCCCGAAATCGACGCTTCCAGCACCTATGCGGTGCGCCTCTTTACCGACGAGGGCGAAGAGCTCGCCGAGTTCTATCGCGAACGGCGCTACTTCGTACCCCACCACAAAATTCCCGAGCAGGTGAAGAAGGCGTTTATCGTCATCGAGGACCGGCGCTTCTATGCCCACCGCGGGCTCGACCTCAAGGGAATCGCCCGCGCACTCCGCCGGAATATTGCGGCAGGCGCAGTCGTCGAAGGGGGCAGCACCATAACCCAGCAGCTCGCCAAGATGCTTCTGAGAGACCCCGAGCGGAGCCTCGCCCGCAAACTGAAGGAGATCGTCGTTACCGGCCACCTCGAGTGGCATTACTCGAAAGACGAAATCCTCGGCATGTATCTCAACCTCGCCTACTTCGGCGAGCGGGTCTACGGGATCGAGGCAGCCGCCCGCACCTACTTCAACAAGAAGACGGAACAGCTCTCGGTCGCTGAAGCGGCGCTCCTGGCAGCGCTCCAGAAGGCCCCCAGCAAATACTCTCCCTTCCGGAACCCCGCTCTCGCACAACAGCGCAGAGACCTCGTCCTACAGGCGCTGCATACCGCCAACCTCCTCTCCCGCGATGACTACGAGAAGGCGCGCGGGGTCCCTCTTCCCCGAAGGACGGTCTTCGAAAGGAGATACGAGGCCCCCTACTTTACTGACCTCGTCAGGCAGCAGCTCTCGCGGAGGTACGGTGACGCCCTCTTTACCGGAGGGTTCCATATACAATCGACGATCAACAGCACGCTCCAGTCACTCGCCGAACGAGCGGTCCGAAAAGGCGTGCGGGATATCGAGATGCGGAGCGGCCGCGGGGTCGAGGCTGCGCTGGTCGCCATCGATATGCGGACAGGGGCCATTAAAGCGATGGTGGGCGGCGTCGACTACCGGAGATCGCAATTCAACAGGGCGACCATGGCGCTGCGCCAGCCGGGCTCTGCATTCAAACCCTTCGTCTATGCCGCTGCCCTCGAACAGGGCATGTCGGGCAGCGACCGCGTTCTCGACCTCCCGGTCGCCGTGCCCGATCCCGAAAAAGGAGGGCTCTGGACCCCCCGGAATCATAGCTGGGAGTACTACGGCTCGGTCACGCTCAAGACCGCCCTGTCGCTCTCGCTCAATGCGGCCACCGTGCGCCTCGCCCAGGACGTCGGGTTCGAGAGAGTGCTCGAGACCGCCCTTCGCTGCGGCATACACTCCCGGCTCAAGCCGCACCCTTCGATCGCACTCGGCGCTCATGAAGTAACGCTGCTCGACCTGACCGCTGCATATATCGCGTTTGCTACGGGAAACAGGGTCACTCCCCGGAGCTACACGGTCATCATCGACCGGAACGAGAACGTCATCGAAGAGGCCTTTCCCTCGTTCGAAGAGGTGCTCTCCGGAAATGTCGTGGAGAGCATCAAGACGCTTCTGCGCGCAGTGGTCGAGTCGGGAACAGCCGGGGAAGCTCTTGCGGTGAACCGGACGGTCTACGGGAAGACAGGGACGACGGACGACTACTCCGATGCGTGGTTTGTCGGTTTCGATGACCGCCTCGCCGTCGGTGTCTGGGTCGGCAGAGATGACCATACGCCCATCGGTCCCGGTGAATCGGGATCGAGCGCTGCGCTCCCTATATGGGTCGCCTTCATGAGGCAGGCAGCGCACCGATAGAACGGAATCGCCCCGGGACAACGGGCCTGCGGGGAATCGGGAGCAGCGGTGCAGGAGCGGAACGCTACGGAGAGCGCCGTGCCTTCTTCACCCGGTACACCGTCGTCTCCTCTTTCTCGCCTTTGGTCTCGATCACCTCTCCGGTATCGAGCAGCGCTTTAAGCGCCTCCCGCACCTCCTGCACGCCATGCGTACCCTTATCAGCTCTCACCCACCAGTTCAGTATGCCGGCCAAGGTATCCCTGGACTCGGGCTGCCGCGAGAGATAGGCGAGTATCTCGTCCGCCACATTGGTCTGCTTCGGCATGGATATCCTCCTCTTCGTAAATCCTATACCAAATCCCTCATACCTTCCACCGCACGGCGCAGGGGCAGGCGGGATGCGGAACGAGGGGAATGAGGAGGTGCGCTGCGTTACGACTTTTTCGCCGTCTTCGCAAAGAAGCCGGTGAATCTCTTCGCCACATTGTCGCTCTGGCAATGAGGGCAGGCCACCTTCGGTTTGGTCTCGAGCTCTTTGAGAGAGAGAAATACGGTAAAGTCCCTCTTGCAGTCGTTACAGCCGTACTCATACGCCGGCATAGTGTCCTCCTTTCATTGCCCCCGGTTCAGGCCACATCCCCGTAATTGGACCGATACCTAAATCATAGCACGTAAAAACCGCCCGTGCGATAGGGCAAAGGAGGCAGAGCCGGGAGGTCCCGGGCCACGTTCCCTTTGCGGAGGGGGACGCAAGCCACGGAGCAGATAGAAAAAAATTTTTTTGTGTTTCCTTATAACTCAACAGCTTTGCCTCCTTGACAGCATTTCAATAGAGAGGTAGAATAAGCTTAAGAAGAAGCAATAAGGATTGCGATGCTTTGGCACCGTGTCAAGCTAAAGCGCTAAGTGATGTGGCAAGGGAGCGGGAGATAGGTGTGGTGAGCAGGCCTCCACGCAGCAGGAGCAAGGAGGAAGCCTAAAGCATCTACCGAAGCACCCACCGTAGACAAAGAGACTCTAGTTTGCGGTACCGGGCATCGCAACACTGATATCCTCAGAGCCATACCAGGGATAACGGGTAGTTCTGGATGCAGCAGGAGAAGAGGCTGCGGATGCAGGGCCGATAAGGCAATTACCCGGTCACCCATCCTGAGTATGGCTTTGTCTTTTAGTTCGCCTCTCCATCCTCTCTCACGCCCTCCTTCATGGCCTACGGCTCGTGTATGACGACCGTCCCCGGCATACCGATTTCCCCCTGCACGGAATACGTGAATGAGTGGAAAAGCCCGATGACCCATAAATTGGTCATGAGGTGATTGGTAATGCAGAAGGTGGTAAAGACCGACTGCTCCCGGCACATCGCGAGGTACGGCACGATCTGGTCAGGGAGGTGCTGGTCGAGAGCGGCGTCAGCTGCATGGTAGCGGAGGAGCTCATCCGCCGCCTCCTGCCCCACGGCTTCGGCCCGCTTGCCCCGTGCCCCGAGGGCGGTGAACCCGGCGAGAGCATGCTCCGATTCGGCCCGGAGAAAGACGAATGTCCCCTGTCCGTACGACGGTACCTCCCTGATCTCGATATCGAGAGGACAGCTTAATTTTTTCTCACCCGATATTCTATCGAACACGCTGCTCCTCTGGCGCTCGGCGATCGAACGCGGGAGTCCTCCTCCCACTGCTGAAAGGCCTCTCACCGAACGCATACTCCCCCGCTCCCGCGCTATCAGCGGCGCGAGGGTCCCGGACGGAGAGACGGTGACCGTCACCCTGCCGCCGCCCTTCGGATAGAAGCCGTAGGACTCGATCGAGAGCCCGGTCTCGATACCGATCCTCCCCAGCATAGGAGCGAACACTTCGGCCATGTAGTGAAAGGAGGGACTGAAAGGTACATGGGTGCCGCCTTTCAGCGTTATGACCGCCCTCTTCCGGGAGAGCGCGAGCGCAGGCAGCACGGTATGGATGATGAGCGAGGTCGAGCCTGCGGTCCCGACATCGAGCACGAGCTCGCCGCCCCTGACCTCGCGCGGCGAGAAGACCAGCTCCGTTGATCCCGGCCGATCCCCGCTCACCTCTGCATCCGCTATGTATTTCGCCGCTGCCACAGCGGTGAGGTGCTGGGGCATCAGTCCGGGCCTGCTCCGGTGCTTCCTGATATTGAATATCGTAAACGGTTTCTTAAGGAGGCATGAGAGGCCGAGGGCAGTGCGCAGGATCTGGCCGCCCCCCTCGCCGTAGCTGCCGTCGATCTCGATCATACTGAAATGGTAGCACACAAGGGAGATATACAGAAGTGTGAGAAGAGAGCCGAGAGGCAGGACGTGAATCCAGGAGCCGGTCGGAGCGACCCTTCGCGCAGACCCGCTTCGGGAATCCGGAATAAAGAATCTCCTTCAAGCCCGTTTCTTATTATTCCTGGCTCCTGAATTCTGACTTCTGGATTCTACTTGATCCCGGTCTTCATGTACCAGGGGACGTCTTCCGGCTTCTGGAAACTGCAGAGCTTGTAGATGTAATCGCTCACCTGCTCGGCCGTAAAGGGCCTTATGAGCACGCCGCTCACGATCTTCGATTGGATAAGACCGACGATCTCCTCTTTCGTCGTTCCCGCTGAGGCGATCAGGAGAATCCTGAGCGAGGGTTTGTCGTTCTTGATCTCTTTGGCGAAGTCGAGGGTCGAGACCTCGCCGATGACCGAATCGAGGATCACGGTGCAGCAGTTGTCAAGGTCGCCCAGGGTCATGCCGAGCTGCCGCGTGTTATCGACATAACGGACATTGATCTTGCCCTCGAACTCCCGCAGCGCCCAGCTTATGGGATGGGTGATATCTTTCTTCACACAGACCAGGACTGCCTTCTTGGACATAAACCCTCCGGGAAAGTATGCAGCACGATCAATAGCGAACCCATAAGCACCCCATCATGACCTGCCGCTCCTCTATATTATCGGCGGATATACTGAATATATACACTCCTCCAGGGCAGCCGTATCAGAAGGGGAGAGGAGAACGATTGACAACCCCTGTCTTTGGGGGTACAGTGAAAGAAGAGCGTCACTATAAACAATGCGGAGACGATCGAAATGCTCCTGCCTCTATTTACCATCGAACAGATCGGGAGATTATCATGAGCGCTGATCGCGACGGGCACACATGCGGGTGCGGACGCGGGGTGACCCGCAGGCAGTTCCTCACCTCCCTCGGCATCGGCGCAGCGGCAGCCGCCGCCCCGGACAGTTTCGCCGCAGCGGCGCCGGCTGTCGAAGGTACGGAAACGCCGGCGCAGGAGATGGCGAAGATAACGCTGCTCGTCAACAGCCGCCGCCATCGCCTCCTGGTCGAGCCCCGCTGGTCCCTGCTCTATGTCCTGCGCGAACGGCTCGGCCTGACCGGTACGAAGGCCGGCTGCGAGCGCGGCGAGTGCGGCGCCTGCACCATGCTGATCGACGATATCCCGCGTTACGCCTGCATGATCCTCGCCGTAGAGGCCGAAGGCTCGCGGATCACCACGCTTGAGGGCCTCATGAAGGGAGAGCAGCTCGGCCCGGTGCAGCAGGCCTTTCTCGAGAACGACGCCTTCCAGTGCGGCTATTGCACGCCGGGACAGATCATGGCTGTCGAGGGACTGCTGAAGGCCGATCCCAATCCCACCGTCGCCGCCATACGACGGGGGGTGAGCGGCAATCTCTGCCGCTGCGGCGCCTATGCGCATATCGTCAAGGCAGCCCAGCACGCAGCGCAGCTCAAGCGCGATACCTCGCGAGGAGAGTAAGGTGGAGGACGACCAGAAAGAGCTCTACTACATCCAGGGCCTCTCGGTGCCGGAGACGCCTGCGCCGGGCAAGAAGCCGAAATCCTGGGAGAGGACGACCGTCATCGGCAAGGCGCTGCCCCGTGTCGATGCCTATGAACGGGTGAGCGGCTCCGCGGTCTATCCTTCGGACCTGCTGCTCCCCGATATGCTCTATGCCGCCGTGCTGCGCTGTCCCCATGCCCATGCCCTCGTAAAGAGTGTCGATACCGCCGCCGCCGAACCGATGCCCGGCGTGCATGCCGTCATCAGCAATGCCGCGCCTGAAGTCGCTCTCGAGTGGCCCTACGCGCTCGATGCCAAGACCGTCAAGACAAAGCTCTTCGATCCGCACTGCCGTTTCGAGGGCGAGGCAGTGGCTGCGGTCGCCGCTGAATCGTCATACCAGGCCTGGGACGCGGCCCGTGCGATTAAGGTCGCGTACGAGGTCCTTCCCTTCATTGCGGATGAACAGGAGGCGCTCCGTCCGGGCGCTCCCGAGCTCCACAAAGGGGGCAACACCGCAAAAACGGACCGCTACGAGCGGGGAAATGTCGAAAAGGGTTTTGCCGAAGCGGACGTCGTTCTGGAAGAGACCTACCGTACCGCCTGCGAGATCCATACGCCCCTGGAGCTCCATGGGTGCGTTGCGAAGTGGGACGGCGACAGCCTCACGATCTGGGAATCGACGCAGGGCGTCTACGCGGTGCAGTCGCGCGTGGCCGAAGTGCTCGGAATGCCGCTCTCGAAGGTGCGCGTCATCGGCCACTACATGGGCGGCGGCTTCGGCAGCAAGCTCCAGGCGGACAAGTATACGATCATCGCCGCGCTCCTCGCCCGGAAGACGGCCAGGCCGGTGAAGCTCTTCCTCACCCGCGAGGAGACCTTCCTCGCTGCCGGCAACCGCCCCCCGGCGACGATGACGCTCAAGGCGGGCGTCAAGAAAGACGGGACCCTGACCGCCCTGCACCTTACCGCTCTCGCCACAGGGGGCGCCTACCCCGCAGGAGGAGCGTCGCTCCTCGACTGGCTGGTACGCGACCTCTACACCTGCCCGAATGTGCGCACCGAGACGACCGACGTCTATATTACCGCAGGCCCTGCACGCCCCTTCCGCGCTCCCGGCCATCCGCAGTGCTCCTGGGCGCTCGAGCAGATGCTCGACAGCCTTGCCGGGAAGATCGGGATGGACCCTGTTGCGCTCAGGCTCAGGAACATCCCCTTCCATAGCCAGGCACGCAAGGGGTCGCCGCCGTATACGACCACCGGTCTCAGGGAATGCCTCGAGGAGGGCGCAAAAGCCTTCGGGTGGAGCGGGTCGCGAAAGAAGACCGCGGCAACGGGATCTGCAGGACATCTGCGCATCGGGGTCGGGATGGCGGGCTGCCTCTGGTACGCGGGAGGCGGAGGCCCTCCCTCGACCGTGATCGTCAAACTCTTCTCGGACGGCAGCATCAATCTCAACATGGGAGCGAGCGATATCGGCACCGGCACCAAGACGGTCATGGCGATGGTCGTCGCCGAAGAGCTGGGCATACGGCCCGAGCTGATCCAGATCGAGAACGCCGACACGGGCACGACGCAGTACGCGACGCCGAGCGGCGGCAGCAAGACCGTGCCCACCGAGGCGCCGACCGTTCGCGCAGCGGCGATCAGGATAAAACAGCAGCTCCTCGATATAGCTGCCGAGGAGTTGAAGGCGGAGAGGGCCGCGCTCGCCTTCGAGGGAGACGAGATCGTCTCTGCGAGCGATCCTTCGAAGCGGGTCCGCATTGCGAAGCTCCAGGGCCTCAAGAAGCGCGGTGTCATCGTGGGCGTCGGCGTGCGCGGCCCCAACCCCGAGGGCAAGGTGGTGAACCCCTTCGGCGCCCAGTTCTGCGAGGTGGAGGTGAACATCAAGACCGGCGAGGTGAGGCTCCTCCGTTTCCTCGCGGCCCACGACAGCGGCAGGGTGATGAACCGCCTCACGTTCGACAACCAGGTCTTCGGGGGCATTACGATGGGCATCGGCTTCGGCATGACCGAGTTCCGCACGCTTGACCGTGCCAGGACCGGCAAGATGCTGAACAGGAACTGGCACGACTATAAAATACCGACGGCGCTCGATGTCCCCTCGGAGATGCTCTCGCTGCCGATCGAGATCGACGATGCCGAGGCGAACACCACCGGGGCGAAGGGGCTCGGCGAGCCGGTGACCATCCCTGCCGCCGCGGCGATCGCCAATGCGATCTATAATGCAACGGGTATCCGGATAACCTCGACGCCCGCGAACCCGGTTCAGCTCTGCCGTCTTCTTGCCGGGCAGAAGAGCAAGGGGGAATGAGATGCTCGGGAGCTTCGGCTATATCCGCGCCTCATCGCTGAAAAACGCACTCACGCACCTGGGAACTGAAGGGAGCCGGCTGCACGCAGGCGGCACGGACCTGCTCGGCTGCCTGCGCGACGGCGTCTTCCGCGCTGCGAAGGTGGTCAGCATCAGCAGGATCAGAGAGCTCCAGGGGATCAGGGAGACCGCTGACGGCGGGCTCCGGATCGGCGCCCTGACGACCATCGCCGAGATCGAGCGCCACCCGCTCGTCAGAGAGCGCTATGCAGCCCTGGCACAGGGCGCTTCGGAAGTCGGGAGCCCGCAGCTCCGGAACCAGGGGACCATCGGCGGCAACCTCTGCCAGAAGCCGCGCTGCTGGTATTATCGCGGAGACTTCCACTGCCTGCGCAAAGGCGGGGAGCTCTGCTTTGCCGCAGGAGGCGAGAACCAGTTCCACTGCATCCTGGGCGGCGACCGCTGTTATATCGTCCATCCCTCCGACACCGCCCCTGCCCTGATAGCCCTGGGGGCATCGGTGCGCATCGCCGGACCGCGAAGGATGAGGACCGTTCCGCTGGAGCAGTTCTTTCTTCTCCCTGAACGGAGCGTGTACAAAGAGACGATCCTGGAGCCGAACGAAATCGTTACCGAAGTGGCGCTTCCTCCTGCGCAGGGTATCATAAGCACCTACCGAAAGGTGCGCGCACGCCGCTCCTGGGACTTCGCGCTCGCGGGCATGGCGCTGGCGGTGCGGTTCAGCGATAAGCAGGTGGCCGATGCCCGCATCGTACTGAGCGGCGCAGCACCGGTCCCCTGGAGGTCTCCCGAAGCCGAGAGAGCGCTCATAGGGAAACGCATAGACGCGGCCACCGCCGCGCACGCCGCCGATGCGGCGCTCCTCCATGCACGGCCGCTGAAGCAGAACGGGTACAAGATACCGCTCTTCCGCGGGCTGATCGAAGAGGAGCTGCTGAAGAGCGCGCAGACCTGAAGCAAAGGGGGCGGCCATGCTGCGGAAGGGAAAGGGGCCGTTCGCTACACGACGATGCGTTCGGGGGTGAGCGCCTCGCGCGCTGCCCGATACCGCTTCGTGATCTCCTTCCGGTCTTCCTCTTCGGGAATGTCTTCACGGCTTCCGCGCTCGATCATCTCTGCCTGGAGGAGGAGCGCACCGCGGTCCTCCTCCCGCCGGATATGGGGAGCGATGGTAATGATCGTTTCGAGGAGGCGCCTGGCTACAGCTGCGCTCGACCGTCCGTAGTACCGTATCTGGTCGAAGGTGGTCGCGACCATCTCGGGAAAGGTGACCGGGAAGGCGATGACGCGGAGCGTGCCGTCCCCGGCGTAGCGGAACGGAGAGGGGATCGATCTTCCCGCCATCCGGCGTAGTCCCTGGCCGAGGTGGTCTATGCAGATGATCGCGGTGAAGGGATCGTTTATTCCCGGCGAGAGCGAGCGGACAGCGACTTCGACGAGCTGGTTGAAGACGAACTCCACATCCTGTGTTGCCGTGCGCTGGGAGCCGAGCATGAACGCCTCGTTGACCGCCGCGTCCAGGTCCTGGTCGGCCCGTTCTACCGGCCAGACCGCGGCGATGATGTCGCCCTCCCCCACAAAATCTCCCGGACGTTTTACCAGGCGGATGACAAGGTCGTCTTCCCCCGCCGTTTCGAGCAGGGAATCGCTATCGACCGCTTTTATGTAGCCGTAGCCGCGTGCTCCGACAGGCCTGGATTCTGCTTCGAAGCGTTTCGGGATATCCTCTTCCCGGGGTGAAGGCACGCCAAGGCCGAGCCGTTCGGGAAAGAGCCGGTCTATCGACTCTTCCAGATCGCGGCTGACGACCGATATGATGTTGGAGGCCTGAATGAATGCGGAGACGTGGTGGATGAAGTAGATGAGGACGCCGATGCTGAGCATCGCCAGCAGGACGCTCGCGGAGACGAGGAGATGGGGCACGAAAACGACGGTATCCGTACCCCGCACCGTCCTCAACGTGAGCAGGCAGAAGATGAAGGTTGCGATGAAGGTGCCGAGGACGACCTGGTTGCCCTTGTCGCGCATGAAATTGCGGAGGAGAAAGGGGCCGAACTGCTGCGAAGCGAGGGTGAGCGCGACGATGGTGATCGAAAAGACGACGCCGGTGACGGTGATCATCGACCCTGCCACCGCTGAAAGCACTTCGCGCGCACCGTCGGGTCCGCCGGCGTATATCCAGCCGAGGCGGGCGACACGCCTGTCTTCCAACCGGATGTCGAGATAGTAAACGACAGCCCAGAGCGCCACTGAAGCAACCGCCATGAGCATGGGAACGAACCAGTAGCTCGTACGGAGGGAGTCCCAGAGGGCGCTGAGCTTTGCTTTTCCAACAGCATGCATGGTCACCTGCCCGGAGGTCTGCCCGGCTCATCGCCTCGGTCGCCGGCACCCCCTAGTTAACTTTTAAACCGGGCCGGAGCAGCTGTCAAGCTTTTTAGGATTTGTTGTCCGGAAATGAATCGCTAAAACGACTGTTCCTTCCCGGGGAAGACTCCTTTTTCGACTTCGTCCTTATACTGCCTGATCGCTGCCAGGGCGTCCTGTTTCATGGCGGCGTATCTCTTCACGAATTT contains:
- the rtcA gene encoding RNA 3'-terminal phosphate cyclase; amino-acid sequence: MIEIDGSYGEGGGQILRTALGLSCLLKKPFTIFNIRKHRSRPGLMPQHLTAVAAAKYIADAEVSGDRPGSTELVFSPREVRGGELVLDVGTAGSTSLIIHTVLPALALSRKRAVITLKGGTHVPFSPSFHYMAEVFAPMLGRIGIETGLSIESYGFYPKGGGRVTVTVSPSGTLAPLIARERGSMRSVRGLSAVGGGLPRSIAERQRSSVFDRISGEKKLSCPLDIEIREVPSYGQGTFVFLRAESEHALAGFTALGARGKRAEAVGQEAADELLRYHAADAALDQHLPDQIVPYLAMCREQSVFTTFCITNHLMTNLWVIGLFHSFTYSVQGEIGMPGTVVIHEP
- a CDS encoding (2Fe-2S)-binding protein, with the protein product MSADRDGHTCGCGRGVTRRQFLTSLGIGAAAAAAPDSFAAAAPAVEGTETPAQEMAKITLLVNSRRHRLLVEPRWSLLYVLRERLGLTGTKAGCERGECGACTMLIDDIPRYACMILAVEAEGSRITTLEGLMKGEQLGPVQQAFLENDAFQCGYCTPGQIMAVEGLLKADPNPTVAAIRRGVSGNLCRCGAYAHIVKAAQHAAQLKRDTSRGE
- a CDS encoding xanthine dehydrogenase family protein molybdopterin-binding subunit, translated to MEDDQKELYYIQGLSVPETPAPGKKPKSWERTTVIGKALPRVDAYERVSGSAVYPSDLLLPDMLYAAVLRCPHAHALVKSVDTAAAEPMPGVHAVISNAAPEVALEWPYALDAKTVKTKLFDPHCRFEGEAVAAVAAESSYQAWDAARAIKVAYEVLPFIADEQEALRPGAPELHKGGNTAKTDRYERGNVEKGFAEADVVLEETYRTACEIHTPLELHGCVAKWDGDSLTIWESTQGVYAVQSRVAEVLGMPLSKVRVIGHYMGGGFGSKLQADKYTIIAALLARKTARPVKLFLTREETFLAAGNRPPATMTLKAGVKKDGTLTALHLTALATGGAYPAGGASLLDWLVRDLYTCPNVRTETTDVYITAGPARPFRAPGHPQCSWALEQMLDSLAGKIGMDPVALRLRNIPFHSQARKGSPPYTTTGLRECLEEGAKAFGWSGSRKKTAATGSAGHLRIGVGMAGCLWYAGGGGPPSTVIVKLFSDGSINLNMGASDIGTGTKTVMAMVVAEELGIRPELIQIENADTGTTQYATPSGGSKTVPTEAPTVRAAAIRIKQQLLDIAAEELKAERAALAFEGDEIVSASDPSKRVRIAKLQGLKKRGVIVGVGVRGPNPEGKVVNPFGAQFCEVEVNIKTGEVRLLRFLAAHDSGRVMNRLTFDNQVFGGITMGIGFGMTEFRTLDRARTGKMLNRNWHDYKIPTALDVPSEMLSLPIEIDDAEANTTGAKGLGEPVTIPAAAAIANAIYNATGIRITSTPANPVQLCRLLAGQKSKGE
- a CDS encoding xanthine dehydrogenase family protein subunit M — translated: MLGSFGYIRASSLKNALTHLGTEGSRLHAGGTDLLGCLRDGVFRAAKVVSISRIRELQGIRETADGGLRIGALTTIAEIERHPLVRERYAALAQGASEVGSPQLRNQGTIGGNLCQKPRCWYYRGDFHCLRKGGELCFAAGGENQFHCILGGDRCYIVHPSDTAPALIALGASVRIAGPRRMRTVPLEQFFLLPERSVYKETILEPNEIVTEVALPPAQGIISTYRKVRARRSWDFALAGMALAVRFSDKQVADARIVLSGAAPVPWRSPEAERALIGKRIDAATAAHAADAALLHARPLKQNGYKIPLFRGLIEEELLKSAQT